The Heteronotia binoei isolate CCM8104 ecotype False Entrance Well chromosome 14, APGP_CSIRO_Hbin_v1, whole genome shotgun sequence genome has a window encoding:
- the HERPUD1 gene encoding homocysteine-responsive endoplasmic reticulum-resident ubiquitin-like domain member 1 protein isoform X1 — MAEVIGGRDGNQGEAAPDSVTLLVKSPAQRHPDLLLPAQRSWSVRRLKAELRRLHPDGPPEDSQRLIYSGKLLPDHLCLQEVLAKHEMVHAVHLVCNSKNVPHVQETDRKVAETKKESAGYSQGPSVLPSAYTGSQRENSCNQPFTTGETGTRPHPTHAFQDVHPGYHSYTTYRMLQFWFQQIYARQYYMQYIAASAASSELPPTRSTQEIPVAAVAAPAPLPGAFPAGNQPGNQNAPPPVNPGVNQNLRMNAQGGPLMEEDEEGNRDWLDWLYSATLFYVFVNIVYFYSSMSRLLMVMVGTLLMYLHQIGWFPFRRRPAQNNTPPQAAVNQDQNNNLPQEENVDGPAEMEGLEAVPENEPAAPSFMSTAWLFFKAFFASLLPEGPPAVVN, encoded by the exons ATGGCGGAAGTCATAGGAGGCCGCGATGGGAACCAAGGCGAGGCGGCGCCTGACAGCGTCACCCTCCTGGTCAAGAGCCCCGCGCAGCGGCACCCGGATCTGCTGCTGCCCGCTCAACGCTCTTGGAGCGTTCGACGCCTCAAGGCGGAGCTTCGGCGCCTCCACCCGGACGGGCCG CCTGAAGACTCTCAACGGTTGATTTATTCTGGGAAGCTGTTACCTGACCATCTTTGCTTGCAAGAGGTTCTTGCCAAG CACGAGATGGTGCATGCTGTCCACCTGGTGTGCAACTCAAAGAATGTTCCACATGTACAAGAAACAGATAGGAAG GTTGCTGAGACCAAGAAGGAGTCAGCAGGATATAGCCAAGGTCCTTCTGTACTTCCGTCAGCCTACACTGGGAGTCAAAGGGAGAATTCCTGCAACCAGCCTTTTACAACAGGGGAAACTGGTACTAG GCCTCATCCGACACATGCCTTTCAAGACGTGCATCCTGGCTATCATTCATATACCACGTACCGCATGCTGCAGTTCTGGTTCCAGCAGATCTATGCAAGGCAATACTACATGCAATA CATTGCTGCTAGTGCTGCTTCGAGTGAATTACCTCCTACACGAAGTACGCAGGAAATCCCAGTGGCTGCAGTTGCTGCTCCAGCTCCTCTTCCTGGTGCATTTCCTGCTGGAAACCAGCCTGGAAATCAGAATGCTCCCCCTCCAGTGAACCCTGGAGTGAATCAAAATCTACGAATGAATGCACAGGGAGGTCCTCTGATGGAAGAGGATGAAGAAGGCAACCGTGATTGGCTGGACTGGCTGTATTCGGCAACCCTGTTCTATGTGTTTGTCAACATCGTTTACTTCTACTCCAGCATGAGCAGGCTTCTCATGGTGATGGTGGGCACTCTTCTGATGTACTT GCACCAGATTGGATGGTTCCCTTTTAGGCGGAGACCAGCTCAGAACAATACTCCCCCACAAGCAGCTGTTAACCAAGACCAAAACAATAACTTACCG CAGGAAGAAAATGTTGATGGCCCAGCTGAAATGGAAGGCCTTGAAGCTGTACCAGAGAATGAACCAGCAGCACCTTCATTTATGAGCACAGCCTGGCTATTCTTCaaggctttctttgcatctctcttaCCAGAGGGGCCTCCAGCTGTGGTCAACTAA
- the HERPUD1 gene encoding homocysteine-responsive endoplasmic reticulum-resident ubiquitin-like domain member 1 protein isoform X2: MAEVIGGRDGNQGEAAPDSVTLLVKSPAQRHPDLLLPAQRSWSVRRLKAELRRLHPDGPPEDSQRLIYSGKLLPDHLCLQEVLAKHEMVHAVHLVCNSKNVPHVQETDRKVAETKKESAGYSQGPSVLPSAYTGSQRENSCNQPFTTGETGTRPHPTHAFQDVHPGYHSYTTYRMLQFWFQQIYARQYYMQYIAASAASSELPPTRSTQEIPVAAVAAPAPLPGAFPAGNQPGNQNAPPPVNPGVNQNLRMNAQGGPLMEEDEEGNRDWLDWLYSATLFYVFVNIVYFYSSMSRLLMVMVGTLLMYLHQIGWFPFRRRPAQNNTPPQAAVNQDQNNNLPEENVDGPAEMEGLEAVPENEPAAPSFMSTAWLFFKAFFASLLPEGPPAVVN, encoded by the exons ATGGCGGAAGTCATAGGAGGCCGCGATGGGAACCAAGGCGAGGCGGCGCCTGACAGCGTCACCCTCCTGGTCAAGAGCCCCGCGCAGCGGCACCCGGATCTGCTGCTGCCCGCTCAACGCTCTTGGAGCGTTCGACGCCTCAAGGCGGAGCTTCGGCGCCTCCACCCGGACGGGCCG CCTGAAGACTCTCAACGGTTGATTTATTCTGGGAAGCTGTTACCTGACCATCTTTGCTTGCAAGAGGTTCTTGCCAAG CACGAGATGGTGCATGCTGTCCACCTGGTGTGCAACTCAAAGAATGTTCCACATGTACAAGAAACAGATAGGAAG GTTGCTGAGACCAAGAAGGAGTCAGCAGGATATAGCCAAGGTCCTTCTGTACTTCCGTCAGCCTACACTGGGAGTCAAAGGGAGAATTCCTGCAACCAGCCTTTTACAACAGGGGAAACTGGTACTAG GCCTCATCCGACACATGCCTTTCAAGACGTGCATCCTGGCTATCATTCATATACCACGTACCGCATGCTGCAGTTCTGGTTCCAGCAGATCTATGCAAGGCAATACTACATGCAATA CATTGCTGCTAGTGCTGCTTCGAGTGAATTACCTCCTACACGAAGTACGCAGGAAATCCCAGTGGCTGCAGTTGCTGCTCCAGCTCCTCTTCCTGGTGCATTTCCTGCTGGAAACCAGCCTGGAAATCAGAATGCTCCCCCTCCAGTGAACCCTGGAGTGAATCAAAATCTACGAATGAATGCACAGGGAGGTCCTCTGATGGAAGAGGATGAAGAAGGCAACCGTGATTGGCTGGACTGGCTGTATTCGGCAACCCTGTTCTATGTGTTTGTCAACATCGTTTACTTCTACTCCAGCATGAGCAGGCTTCTCATGGTGATGGTGGGCACTCTTCTGATGTACTT GCACCAGATTGGATGGTTCCCTTTTAGGCGGAGACCAGCTCAGAACAATACTCCCCCACAAGCAGCTGTTAACCAAGACCAAAACAATAACTTACCG GAAGAAAATGTTGATGGCCCAGCTGAAATGGAAGGCCTTGAAGCTGTACCAGAGAATGAACCAGCAGCACCTTCATTTATGAGCACAGCCTGGCTATTCTTCaaggctttctttgcatctctcttaCCAGAGGGGCCTCCAGCTGTGGTCAACTAA